From one Cyprinus carpio isolate SPL01 chromosome B3, ASM1834038v1, whole genome shotgun sequence genomic stretch:
- the LOC109084370 gene encoding cdc42 effector protein 4-like, with protein MPILKQLVSGSQTKRRSRMDLTTEMISAPLGDFRHTMHVGRSGEAFGDTSFLSTRSGEPSQEGHTYPRSPKPGLLSRTFRSSKRSQSVTRVDQRDNTLHPPSESPTFVKNAMSLPFLNNEEGQEGDKRVLKSLTSSPSNGASAEALDLELHEKHFGVLTDLRPSPSYNGGGLKKAESVMSFHVDLGPSMLGDILGVMEKEDDDQGFEEGKSSEGHASPLHFNLGGVEMDEEMREVVVKEEEPEGLVAHSEGPMRAPSSVDLEIQSEGTSTPEPHHKHLHHLDSCSVSSSGSAALEEKPTSEPYEEDIRVTDNICNPDNEPAFSSFMEDEDDEIRV; from the coding sequence ATGCCTATCTTAAAGCAGCTGGTGTCGGGGTCTCAGACCAAACGACGCTCTCGTATGGACCTCACTACCGAGATGATCAGTGCTCCCTTGGGTGACTTCCGGCACACCATGCATGTAGGGCGGAGCGGGGAAGCTTTCGGAGACACCTCTTTCCTCAGCACTCGATCTGGAGAGCCATCCCAAGAAGGCCACACCTATCCTCGTTCTCCAAAACCGGGACTGCTGTCTCGTACCTTCCGGAGCAGCAAGCGCTCTCAGTCGGTCACAAGAGTAGACCAGCGAGACAATACCCTTCATCCTCCCAGCGAGTCACCTACCTTTGTGAAGAATGCCATGTCCTTGCCCTTTCTGAACAATGAAGAAGGACAGGAGGGAGACAAGAGGGTGCTCAAGAGCTTGACCTCCAGCCCCTCCAATGGGGCCTCTGCTGAAGCATTGGACTTGGAGCTACATGAGAAGCATTTTGGGGTGTTGACCGACCTGCGACCTTCCCCATCTTACAACGGGGGAGGATTGAAGAAAGCTGAATCTGTGATGTCATTCCATGTTGATCTTGGGCCCTCGATGCTGGGGGACATTCTGGGGGTCATGGAGAAGGAAGACGATGACCAGGGGTTTGAAGAAGGCAAGAGCAGTGAGGGACATGCATCTCCTCTTCACTTCAACCTGGGAGGAGTGGAAATGGATGAGGAAATGAGGGAGGTTGTTGTAAAAGAAGAGGAGCCAGAGGGGTTAGTTGCTCACAGCGAGGGTCCCATGAGGGCTCCCAGCTCTGTTGACTTGGAGATACAGAGTGAAGGCACCAGCACCCCAGAACCACACCACAAACACCTGCATCACCTCGACAGCTGCTCAGTTTCCAGCTCAGGTTCAGCTGCCTTGGAGGAGAAACCAACCAGTGAGCCTTATGAGGAAGATATTCGAGTTACAGACAACATCTGCAACCCAGACAATGAACCAGCCTTCTCCTCCTTCAtggaagatgaggatgatgagatCCGAGTATGA